From Serratia fonticola:
CTCATATTGCTCGATCAACACCGGCAGGTTGAACCGCCAACTGCCAGCATGGAAAGATTTCAACAGAAACTGGATCACGCCTTCTTCATCCAGCGTGGCCCGCATGAGCTGCGCAGCCTGTTGACGCTGGGTGATGCCCGCATCGGTGACGGCTTGCAGTGCGGTAAAGATCTGGTCATGGCGGCGAGTGTCGTAATCCACCGGGGCGATATCGATCGCCACCAGCCGTTCAATCCGCTCCGGGGCTAGCGCGGTCAATGCCATCGCCGCCTTGCCGCCCATTGAGTGGCCGATCACGATGGCTCGCTCGATTTGCAAGTCGTCTAACAGCGTCAACAGATCCTGCGCCATCGCCGGGTAGGTCATCTCCGCCGCGCGCGGTGACAGCCCGTGATTGCGCAGATCGACCTTGATCACCGTATGCTGCTGGTTCAGGTCGCGCGCCAGCACGCCCAGATTATCCAGATTACCGAACAGACCGTGGATCAGCACGATCGGTAGGCTCGCTGGCGTAGCAGCCTCTGCGGCCAGTAATTGATAATGTAATTTCATGGTGAAGTTCATGATGTTGAGATAATGAGTTAGGTTATCATGATTGCAGAGATATTGGTTTGTTCGCAGAATTTTGCCGATATTTCATGGTATGGTGAGGGGTTGGCGGCCAAGGCGGTTGGCTAAAGTCTGCTTTTGCCGTTTGGGAGAACATTGTAGTGTTCGCACCCGCGCTTTTAACCTTATAATCCCATGGCTTGAATGCACCAATTGGCTTCAGGTTCATAAGTAGAAAAAACGTACTGGATAAAGATGAAAACTATTGAAGTCGACGAAGAACTTTACCGCTATATTGCCAGCCACACGCAACATATCGGTGAAAGTGCGTCTGATATTTTACGGCGTATGTTGAAGTTTACCGCAGGCCAGCCTGTGCGCACGGCCCCTGTGCTTGCCAGTGGCCAGGCAGAGCCGTCAGCGGTTGCTGTTGCCGCACAGCGTCCGCGCGATCGCGTACGTGCGGTGCGTGAGCTGCTGCTGTCGGACGAATATGCCGAACAGAACAAAGCTGTAAATCGTTTTATGCTGGTACTTTCCACCTTGTACACCCTCGATGCGGCGGGCTTTGCTGCGGCAACGGATTCGTTGCATGGCCGTACCCGTACCTATTTTGCTGGCGATCAGCAAACGCTGTTGGCCAACGGAACGCATACCAAGCCCAAGCATGTGCCAGGTACGCCTTACTGGGTGATCACCAATACCAACACTGGTCGTAAACGCAGCATGATCGAACACATCATGCTGGCCATGCAGTTCCCAGCGGAACTGATCGAGAAAGTTTGCGGCACCGTCTAATTTAGCGAACAGCCCGTCACGGTGGCCGTAAGCGACTCATTGCCCGGCCACAGTACTGGCATTTTAGGGAGTAGTCGATGGCTAATGACCCACGTGCCGGGCAACCCGCTCAGCAAAGTGATTTGATCAACGTAGCCCAGCTGACGTCGCAGTACTATGTGCTGCAACCAGAGGCCGGTAATGCTGCACACGCGGTGAAATTCGGGACCTCAGGGCATCGCGGCAGCGCGCTTCGTCAGAGCTTTAACGAAGCACATATCCTGGCGATCGCTCAGGCCATTGCCGAAGTGCGTCGTCAACAGGGCACCACTGGCCCTTGCTACGTGGGTAAAGACACCCATGCGCTGTCCGAACCCGCCTTTATTTCCGTGCTGGAAGTGCTGACCGCCAACGGCGTTGACGTGGTGGTGCAGGAAAACAACGGCTTTACGCCAACCCCTGCCGTGTCACACGCTATCTTGTGCTTCAACCGTAAAGGGGGCGCGCAGGCAGACGGCATCGTGATTACCCCTTCGCATAACCCACCTGAAGACGGCGGCATCAAATATAACCCGCCAAACGGTGGCCCAGCCGATACCAACCTGACTTCCGTGATTGAAAAGCGTGCCAACGAACTGCTGAGCCTCAAGCTGCAGGGCGTGCAGCGTCAATCTCTGGATAAAGCCTGGACTGGCGGCCATCTGCATGCGCAGGATCTGGTGCAGCCTTACGTGGAAGGGCTGGTGGACATTGTCGATATGCCAGCCATTCAGCGTGCGGGCATGAAACTGGGCGTTGACCCGCTTGGCGGTTCCGGCATTGCCTACTGGCAGCGCATTGCCGAGCACTATAAGCTGGATCTGACGTTGGTGAATGATTCCATCGATCAGACCTTCCGCTTTATGCATCTGGACCATGACGGCATCATCCGTATGGACTGCTCGTCCGAATCGGCAATGGCTGGCCTGCTGGCCCTGCGCGACAAGTTCGATCTGGCGTTTGCCAACGATCCTGACTATGACCGCCACGGTATCGTCACGCCTGCGGGCCTGATGAACCCGAACCACTACCTGGCCGTTGCCATCAATTACCTGTTCCAGCATCGCCCGCAATGGGGTGCCAACGTTGCCGTGGGTAAAACGTTGGTTTCCAGCGCGATGATTGACCGCGTTGTGGCCGATCTGGGCCGCAAACTGGTGGAAGTGCCAGTCGGTTTCAAATGGTTTGTTGACGGCCTGTTCGACGGTAGCTTCGGCTTCGGCGGCGAAGAGAGCGCCGGTGCTTCGTTCCTGCGCTTCGACGGCACGCCTTGGTCTACCGATAAAGACGGCATCATCATGTGTCTGCTGGCGGCCGAGATCACCGCCGTTACCGGTGAAAACCCGCAGCATCACTATAACGATCTGGCCAAACGCTTCGGTGCGCCAAGCTACAACCGTATCCAGGCTCCGGCAACCTCCGCGCAGAAAGCGGCGTTGTCCAAGCTGTCACCGGAAATGGTCAAGGCCAGCACGCTGGCGGGCGATCCTATTACCGCGCGTCTGACGGCAGCTCCGGGTAACGGCGCTTCCATCGGAGGTCTGAAAGTGATGACCGACAACGGCTGGTTTGCCGCTCGCCCATCGGGTACCGAAGAGGCTTACAAGATTTACTGCGAAAGCTTCCTGGGTGCCGAGCACCGCGAGAAGATCGAGCATGAAGCGGTCGAGATCGTCAGCGAAGTGTTAGCTTCAGCCAAGTAATCTCTCCTTCGATAATGAAAAAGCGCTGTTTTTACAGCGCTTTTTTTATGCCTGCAATTTAGATATATCTAATTTCAGGTTACCTCTTGCGCATTTAGATATATCGATCTAGATTAGAGCCATCGACGTGGTTTAGATATATCTAAATGCGTCGATACTCAAATCATCAATCAAGAGGTAACAACCATGATGTTTAATCGATTTGCACGCCACCACGACCAACGGGAAGAGGGGCATTGCCACCACCGCCGTGGCGGCCGTCATCATTTTGCTGGCCGCGGGGAACACGGCCGTGGTGGTGAAGAACATGGCCGGGGCGGGCGCGGGCGTCATCGCCTGTTTGAGCACGGCGATCTGCGCCTGGTGCTACTGGCGCTGGTAGAGCGTAAACCTAGCCACGGCTACGAGCTGATCAAGGCGATCGAAGAGGCTTCTTCCGGCCTGTATGTGCCAAGCCCAGGCGTGATTTACCCAACCCTCACGCTGTTGGAGGAGCAAGACTTCCTGGAACCGGCGGTAGCTGGTAATGGCCGTAAGAGCTACCAAATTACCGAACTCGGCAAGCAGGAGCTGCAAAAGCATCAGGCGGCCATCGAAGTGATTTTTGCTCGCCTGGCTGGCGCTGGGCGTGACCATCGCCATGAGGGCAATCTGGCCGAAGGGATCTCCGAAGTGATGAATCGCCTGCGCTATCTGCTGCGCGGCAACATGATGCGTGCGGATTTGTCTCAGGAGCAGGTCGGGCGTATCAATCAGGCACTACTGACCGCCGTGGAGGCTATCGAAGCCGAAATGGTATCGCCAAAACAGCCACAGGAGGATAACTGATGCCAGGTCACCGTTTCCGCATTACCGTAGAAGCCCTGACAGACCGTAAAGGTGAACCCGTCGACAAGCCGGAGTTGGTGTTTGAGGTGGAAAATCACGACGATATTCTGGCCATTGTAGAGCGCATTCAAGGGCGAGAGGATCTGAACTTTGGCGAACAGAACAGCGCGGCCTTTGCCGTCGGGCTCAAGCTGTTCTCTGAAGTGATGATAGAAAACCGCAAGCATCCGCTGTTTGAGCCACTGCGTGACTCGTTTAAAGAATTTATGATCGGTCTGAAGAAAGGGCCCACATCGTCGCAGGATTAAGGCATAAACCGATAGCCGACGCCGGTCTCAGTGAGCAAATGCCTGGGCCGCGCCGGATCGGTTTCCAGCTTTTGCCGCAGATGGCCCATATAGATGCGCAGATAGTGGCTGTGTTCGACGTAATTGGGTCCCCAGACGTGGCTGAGTAACTGCCGCTGGGTGATCACCTTACCGGAGTTGGCCAGCAACTCGGACAGTA
This genomic window contains:
- the ybfF gene encoding esterase, producing the protein MNFTMKLHYQLLAAEAATPASLPIVLIHGLFGNLDNLGVLARDLNQQHTVIKVDLRNHGLSPRAAEMTYPAMAQDLLTLLDDLQIERAIVIGHSMGGKAAMALTALAPERIERLVAIDIAPVDYDTRRHDQIFTALQAVTDAGITQRQQAAQLMRATLDEEGVIQFLLKSFHAGSWRFNLPVLIEQYENIIGWQEVPPWPHPTLFIRGGLSPYVQDSYRDDIARQFPQARAYVVAGSGHWVHAEKPDAVLRAIHRFIDQP
- the seqA gene encoding replication initiation negative regulator SeqA, which encodes MKTIEVDEELYRYIASHTQHIGESASDILRRMLKFTAGQPVRTAPVLASGQAEPSAVAVAAQRPRDRVRAVRELLLSDEYAEQNKAVNRFMLVLSTLYTLDAAGFAAATDSLHGRTRTYFAGDQQTLLANGTHTKPKHVPGTPYWVITNTNTGRKRSMIEHIMLAMQFPAELIEKVCGTV
- the pgm gene encoding phosphoglucomutase (alpha-D-glucose-1,6-bisphosphate-dependent), giving the protein MANDPRAGQPAQQSDLINVAQLTSQYYVLQPEAGNAAHAVKFGTSGHRGSALRQSFNEAHILAIAQAIAEVRRQQGTTGPCYVGKDTHALSEPAFISVLEVLTANGVDVVVQENNGFTPTPAVSHAILCFNRKGGAQADGIVITPSHNPPEDGGIKYNPPNGGPADTNLTSVIEKRANELLSLKLQGVQRQSLDKAWTGGHLHAQDLVQPYVEGLVDIVDMPAIQRAGMKLGVDPLGGSGIAYWQRIAEHYKLDLTLVNDSIDQTFRFMHLDHDGIIRMDCSSESAMAGLLALRDKFDLAFANDPDYDRHGIVTPAGLMNPNHYLAVAINYLFQHRPQWGANVAVGKTLVSSAMIDRVVADLGRKLVEVPVGFKWFVDGLFDGSFGFGGEESAGASFLRFDGTPWSTDKDGIIMCLLAAEITAVTGENPQHHYNDLAKRFGAPSYNRIQAPATSAQKAALSKLSPEMVKASTLAGDPITARLTAAPGNGASIGGLKVMTDNGWFAARPSGTEEAYKIYCESFLGAEHREKIEHEAVEIVSEVLASAK
- a CDS encoding PadR family transcriptional regulator, which codes for MFNRFARHHDQREEGHCHHRRGGRHHFAGRGEHGRGGEEHGRGGRGRHRLFEHGDLRLVLLALVERKPSHGYELIKAIEEASSGLYVPSPGVIYPTLTLLEEQDFLEPAVAGNGRKSYQITELGKQELQKHQAAIEVIFARLAGAGRDHRHEGNLAEGISEVMNRLRYLLRGNMMRADLSQEQVGRINQALLTAVEAIEAEMVSPKQPQEDN
- a CDS encoding DUF3861 domain-containing protein encodes the protein MPGHRFRITVEALTDRKGEPVDKPELVFEVENHDDILAIVERIQGREDLNFGEQNSAAFAVGLKLFSEVMIENRKHPLFEPLRDSFKEFMIGLKKGPTSSQD